Proteins encoded by one window of Fibrobacter sp.:
- a CDS encoding NAD-dependent protein deacylase, which translates to MLLDIINSSDNIVFFGGAGVSTESNIPDFRSANGLYSQRAKSHFSPEEMLSHTFFMNNTEDFFDYYKSNLIYKEARPNDAHLALAKLEKQGKLKAVITQNIDGLHQMAGSKEVLELHGSVHRNYCMMCGKFYTLDYVLESPGVPKCDQCGEIVKPDVVLYEEGLDADIMEKSVQHIENADVLIVAGTSLTVYPAAGLVVYYSGKRLVLINKSPTQYDQKARLVINDSIGETLKACI; encoded by the coding sequence ATGTTATTGGATATCATCAACTCCTCCGATAACATCGTCTTCTTCGGCGGAGCCGGTGTCTCCACCGAAAGCAATATTCCCGACTTCAGAAGTGCCAATGGGCTCTATTCTCAGCGTGCAAAGAGTCATTTTTCTCCGGAAGAGATGTTGTCCCATACCTTTTTCATGAACAATACCGAAGATTTTTTCGATTATTATAAGTCTAATCTGATTTATAAAGAGGCCAGACCCAATGATGCTCATCTGGCGTTGGCAAAACTGGAAAAGCAGGGGAAACTCAAGGCGGTTATCACGCAGAATATCGATGGGCTTCACCAGATGGCCGGCAGTAAAGAGGTTCTGGAACTGCACGGCTCGGTGCACAGGAATTATTGCATGATGTGCGGCAAATTCTATACGCTGGATTATGTGTTGGAGTCGCCGGGGGTGCCGAAGTGCGATCAGTGCGGGGAAATTGTCAAACCAGATGTTGTTCTCTATGAAGAGGGCCTGGATGCTGATATTATGGAAAAATCCGTACAGCATATCGAAAATGCAGACGTGCTGATTGTCGCCGGAACATCTCTGACAGTGTATCCTGCTGCAGGACTGGTTGTTTATTACTCCGGCAAACGCCTGGTTTTGATAAATAAGAGTCCTACCCAGTATGATCAGAAGGCCAGACTGGTTATAAACGACAGTATAGGTGAAACTTTAAAGGCTTGTATATGA
- a CDS encoding GIY-YIG nuclease family protein: protein MYIFLNVQIAYYTGSTTNLFLRLKQHQNGEGANFTKKHLPVKLVYYEEYERIYEAFY from the coding sequence ATGTATATATTCTTGAATGTGCAAATAGCGTATTATACTGGAAGTACTACTAATCTTTTCCTCAGATTAAAACAGCATCAAAATGGTGAAGGGGCAAACTTTACTAAAAAGCATTTGCCTGTAAAACTGGTATATTATGAAGAATATGAAAGAATATACGAGGCTTTTTATTGA